The uncultured Dysgonomonas sp. genome contains the following window.
ATTTGAAACAGCTATAGAGCATAATTATTTGCTTAACAGGCAGGTAAAGCATGAAGTAACAGAACATATTGATTCGAAGTTTACCATAGATGACATTTCTCAATATGTTCCGGCAGGAAGTGTATACGCACTGAATTTAATGGGGATAAAAGGTAAAAATAATTTTAAAGACAGAACCTTTATTCTAGGAATATCTACTCTTTTTATGGCAGCATCAGTAAATACGATAAAGTATTCAACAAAGATAGAGAGACCAGATAAATCAGCGAAAAACTCTTTTCCCTCAGGTCATACAGCGGTAGCTTTTATGGGTGCAGAATTTCTTTGGCAGGAATATAAAGATGTTTCAATATGGTATGGCATAACAGGCTACACCATTGCAACCGGAACAGGGATATTTCGTTTATATAATGACAAACATTGGTTTGCAGATGTTATTGTGGGAGCCGGACTCGGTATTCTAAGCACCAAGGCTGCTTACTGGCTTTATCCCTATTTGCAGAGGAAGTTTATGAACAAAGGTACATTTAGCAAACAAATCTCTTTTAGCCCTTTTTATAATGGAAAACAAGGAGGTCTGGCTATAGCCTTATCTCTGTAATAGCTATTGTTGGAGACATGTCCTATATGAACTAATTATAGGTTTGAGCGATTATTATGACTTATTCTTTCTTCGACTAGTCTAAAATAGGTATCTAATACATAAAAAACAGAATACAATAATACAATGGAGCAATTTATTCGCAATATAAAAGAAAATATCAATAAAGAAATTCAGCTTATTGATTCTGAGGAATGTAATATCTTTCAGAAATCTATTAGTATTATTTCATTATTGGAGTCTACATTTGATGAATTAAAAGAATTTGTTTCAAATTATACATTTAAAAGTCCGCTTGATGAAATCATCTTTTTTAAAGAGACGAAACCTCAACTTTTTAGCATTCTAATTTACCATAGAAAGATATATAATCTGGAAATGCGAATGCCCACCGGAAGTTGCATCGATCGCAAAAATTATTTAGAAGGAATTTTAGGACGCATAAAGTATTTTTTCGATAATAATGCTGACTTCTATCAATATTATCGTTCAGGAAGTACCCACCTTGATAAATATTACTTTCTAAGAGGTAAGCCAGATATTCAGTTAATACAGGATTGCTTCTACTTTGAAAGGGACTCTAAATTCTCTACGAGCTTTGATTTTAAGGTTTCGAAGATGATTGCCAATGAGAGATTAACGGTATATGTAAACAATAAACTCCTACATATTAGTAATCTCGAATCCAATATTCAAGACTCATTTAATTTGCCAAAGGCAAGACTGACATGGACTGCTAAAAAAGCAGAACTTGTTGAGCAGATTTACGCATGGGATAACGCAGGTTGTTTCAATAATGGCAATACGAATATAAAAGAGCTAGCGGAATATATTGAAACTGTTTTCAATATCAATTTGGGTGACTTCTATCACACGTTTCTGGAAATTCGAGAACGTAAAGGTAGCCGTACTTTATTTTTAGATAAATTGATAAAGCTTCTCGAAGAAAGAATGGATGGATTAGATAATAAATGAGCATGATTTTTATAAAAATACACTATATTTGTCGATAGGAAAATAACACTATTCAATAGCGGACAAAGAACAGCCAATAGCTGTCAATTAGCTTCTCCTAAAGTGTTCACCTCAAAGCGATCTGATCAAGTAAAGTATTGAATAATATATGGTTGATAGGTGTGGTTCACAAGCCCCCGCTTCCGCAACAAATTCTGAACATCAGCGATTTGTAAAGTTTACTCCCGATATTACGCCCTTAAAAGGTGGATATTGGGAGTTTTTCGTTGTATTATATAAACAAAAATACCCTCTGAAAAAGCAAAGGGTATCTTAATATATTATTCTTAGTTTTATTTTTTGTCTTTCAATACTTCCTGTAATAGCTGTACTTTTTCCTGTTCGGCTTTGAGCATTCGTTCATACAACTCTATTACTTTGTCAAGCGGATTAAATGAGCATTGATGATAAGTATTGGCAACTGTACTGTCGTGGAATGTGTTTGCAACAAAATTGATAGCAGCATCCTCACTGAAGTTTTTTATGGCATCAACAGAAATATTAAGAGCAGCAGCAATTTTATCTAAAGTTTCGTCGTCCAGTTGCGGAGTCGATTCAAATCTGGAAACAGTTTGTTGAGATACACCTATGCGCTCGGCTAATTCTTCTTGTTTTACGCCCAGTATTTCTCTCAGGCGTTTAGCATTATATCCGTAATCGCTTTTCTTTGTTTCGAAAGTTGTTTCCATATTTTATACTGTGAATGTTAAATTGTATAATTCTCAAAAGTACAAAAATAAACATAATCAATAAGTTTTTTACTTACAAAATCAGATTATTTACTTCCTGTATGGATATAATACGCAGTATTAAAGTAAGAACTTTGTCATATATCTTTTAATATTTACATATGGGAGAGACAGCCAACAGACTCACAGCTATTCTAATCTATTTGTTAAACGTTCCTGAACCTTGCCATACGGTAACCGATAAATACAATGGGATGCACTTTACAGATCTATCTCAGACTATAGAATGCCGTATCTCATAGTTTTTGCAGTTTATATCCTTTGTTGGTTATACATAATTTGCTCCCTGTATAATGTCCCAAGCGATATAGAGCTATTTGGAAAAGAGATAGAATGATATGATTATAATTAAACATTACTTTTCGACTGTGCACAAACTCAAAACAGATGTCAATAAGTAAGTTATGGCTGTTGCCTATCCCGGACAGATGCTCCCGAAAGACTAGTAGGGAGCATTAGTCTTTCACACAGCGTACATTTGCCATATATGTCATCATATACGCTTCTTTTATTACACTAGCTTCATATCTGGGGAAATTTCGGCACCAAGCAGTAATAGGGCCCGATGCGCTGGCTGTCCATAATACGGCGTCATAAGCATAATCCCTCAAAACTATTCGCCAATGTTCTTCGTTGATACCGGATCGTTGTACATATTCACTTATGGTTTCATTGTCAGCCTTAGGATTATCTCGAATGAAGGTCTGTACGGCCTCGGCACTGCTTTCTCCAAGCATCATTCGCCCTAAAGGAATTACATTGAATCCTCCTAGACGGGGTTCGGCACTATAACCTTTCGAACTGTGCAGCCACGATTGTTGCAAGTTTATCGGAGGACACACGGCTTTCATTGCACCTCCATGCCCGATATGTCCGGAGGTTCCCTTTGTTAACGATGGATCCCATTGGCTGTATTTCCATTCATTTACGTTATATCCGCGTGTAGATGCATCTACTGTTATTTCCCAATCGGTATTCCATACAGGAAACCTTCCTGCATCCATATCTGCCTGTACTTTGGCCGCATCATCATTGTCATATTGTGTTTGGCTAAAGTCTTTATCCCGGATTTTATTATAGAAGAAACGTTCCAGATCATTCCATTCTCTGTCGGTTGGTAAATGCCAGCCGTAAGGGCAAATACCTTGTATCTTGCCATCTCTGGCCCCGGATGTTGTTTCCAGCTTTCTTTCTATTTCAAATTCTCCAATTTGGGATGATGGATCGTCGCTCGGGTATGCCTGTCCCTCATTATGTACATGCGAAGTATAGTCTGCCGGTTGGCGGGTTGTCGCATACCAGTTATATAAAGCACCGTATTCGGGATACCATTTTTTATAATAACCGGTATGTCCCTGTCCGGGGATATTTTGGGGGTCGATATCTTTCCATTCAGAATTTGAATCGATACTTGGATCAGGATCCCCTGCAAGCGGATATGTGTAGAATGTTCCAGCATTTTCTATATCATAAAAGTTTGCTTTTTCAGAAGTCAGAGGAGACAGGGGTGTACCATCTGCATATGAAGTAGCAGCCAGGTTGGTTATCATCCAACGATCATTTCCAAATTTGGTGGAATAAAATGTATTACCGTTCTGATCTTCGTGGCTTAATACTTTCTCAGCCCATGAACTTTCGAGCAAATCGGATCCTTTTTCTATTGTCCTTTTGTCGAAATCGGCTGCGCATTGTACAATGTCGACATCTACATCCGGGTATAAAGGGCAGTCCCAGTCTGCGCTCAATCGCAATCGGGCAGCGGTCTTGTATTTAACCTGTATAAGCGAATAAAGAAGGATTGTTAGCATAATTTATCTGTTGTCCGTAAGGATAAGCTTCCATTTTTAGACCCTTGATCAATGATCCTCTTGTGTCTTCTGCTATCGGGGGCTGTCCCTGACGGAATTCCCCTTGTCCTTTGTTGGTGTTTTGACGACCTAAAAGTATGCCGAGGTCTGCTATGATATCGTCAAAATCATTGGTTTTACCTATGTCGGAAAGTTTCCACCAGCTATTACTTTCTGTTTGGAATTTGAATGTATTGCCATCCCAGCCATCTCCTGCAGCAATACCATTCCACCCGGAATGAACCCCCTCATTGATTGGAGTTATCAGGAATCGGTAATATTGCCTGTCGTCTTTTACTCTTCGGGATTGGGAAAAGTTCCAGTCATTCCTTCCTACCCACAAATGATAGTTGGTCTGATTGAATATCACCGTTAGAGGAGTGGTTTCGTTACAAACATCCTCGGTTACGGAAAACTCTACGGTAGTCTGGCGGCTGCGCCAGGGTAGGGCAGGTATCCAGGTTCCGCTGTTGTGAGGATATTCAATATAGTCATCTCCCCATCCTATTTTCAGATCATCTGCTGCACCTGTATCTGCCATAGACTGCACCTCGAATGTGAATGTTTTAGTGCCTCCCGAAGGGTTGTCCCACCCGGAAGGAGGATTGTTCGTGTATACGATACCACCTCTTGCATACCGGTCCGATCCTGAATCAGACAAGGTTTTGTTTAGTAAATCGTCCGTTACGGCTCCTTTTATTAAATTTACTGTCGCAGGTGTCCAGTCTATTTTTGCCTGAATAGGGTTGGTCAGGGAGCGTAAATCTTTTCCACTGGGGATATGTACAATCACAGTGTTTGTTGCAGCATCCCATTCTGTTTTTATACATGAATTTCCCCCTGTTACTGATATGTTAACAGTTGGCAGAGGTGTGGATTTGTCCGGGCCGACGAGATCCCATCGGTCTCCGTTCCATATATATGTACCACTGGAGAATCCTTTACACGTATTTAGATTGTAGATCAGAAGTCCTGTGTGTAGAGCATCTTGTTCTTCTTTCTTCTGGAGGGTATTATATTTTTCATTTGGTTGTCCCGGAGTTATGGGGGATTCAAATATGGGATAAAGATTGTTTTTATCTGTCAGTTTGAGCCGTGGAAGCATTAACCCTTTGGTTGAATTTATAGTGTTATTATCAGAACCTTCTTTCAGATCCAGCAACGCACCGCTTTTGGCAGGTGCATTTGATCCTATTGTTACCTGAGCTTGCATATCAGGTACAATTATAATAATGGCTATAATACATAGCAAGTAAAGCTTAAATAGCTTGTATATTATCATACAACAATATTTAGTTATATAGGGTAGTTTGTCTCTATCTTCTTATATTTGTACCAGTTGTGGTATTACAAAGATAGGGATAATCTATTGAATCTAAAAATAATGAGAAATGGAACCTTGATGAAGAATAAGCCGGTAATGTCGTAATATAAGTGCTGTATCTAATATCTGGGGCTGTTTTGACTAATTGTTTGAGTTGTTTCTTTTGCATATTTTTGTTGAAAATTCACAAGCTTTTAGTTCTGTAAGTACTATTCTTTATTCAAAAAAATACTATTGCCTGTCATTTCTGTCTTGCCTTGCCGACTAATATATAAAAAGAAGATTGATTAATGGATATCAATATTGATTTGGAGAAAGCATTTATAGAAATGGTTCATAATAATGAGCGGATTATCTATAAGGTTTGCTCTTTTTATATATCCGATGAATTTCCTATGACTGATCTGTATCAGGAGGTTGTTTGCAATCTTTGGACGGCCTATCCCCGTTTCAGGAATGAAAGTACAGTCTCTACGTGGATATATCGTATTGCTTTGAATACGTGTATCTCGGGTATGCGGAAAGATATGCGCAGGCCAAAAGGTACGCCGGTCTCTGTGCTGGAAGATTCACTTACAGCGCCCGAGAATATCAGTGAACAGATCAAGGAGATGTACAGGTTGATTCATCAGTTGAATACCATCGAGCGCGCCATTGTCTTGCTTTATCTCGAAGAGAAGTCGTATCAGGAAATTGCAGATATTACAGGGTTGACAGTGAGTAATGTGGGCACAAAGTTGAAACGGACTAAAGAAAAGCTGAAACGGTTGTCGAATCTTTAAGCATTAAGAATTATGGAACTGAACGAATTAAAAAATACATGGCTGTCACTGGATGAACGGCTCAGGAAACAGGAAATGCTGAAAGAGAACATTCTGAAGGAAATGCTACATGCCAGATCTGATAAAGCTCTGGGGCGGCTCGTCAATTTTGAGTTTCTGGGGATGGTGCTTACTATACTGGGTATTCCCTTTCTTATATTTATGCTTGCACACGAGAATTTCTATCCGATACAGGTAATCTTTATGTATTTTATAATAGGATATGCTGTTGTGGGTATCTTTTTTCAGCTAAGGAAAGTATATATCCTACTGAAAATAGACTTTTCCAAGTCTGTAAGTACGAATATAAGGCTGATGCAGCGGTTCAATATCCAGATAAAGTGGGAGAAGATAGTATCTTTCTCTATCATACCCCTGATGGCCCTATTTATATTGTCTCCGTATTTTACAAAAAACGTGGAGATGTGGAGATGGGTGGCTATTATCGCTGTTTTCTTAATAGTCGCCGTTATAGCATATTGGCAATATAAGAAAATTTATGATAAGAATATAGGCTCGATACTCAAAAGCCTTGAGGAAT
Protein-coding sequences here:
- a CDS encoding FISUMP domain-containing protein — its product is MLTILLYSLIQVKYKTAARLRLSADWDCPLYPDVDVDIVQCAADFDKRTIEKGSDLLESSWAEKVLSHEDQNGNTFYSTKFGNDRWMITNLAATSYADGTPLSPLTSEKANFYDIENAGTFYTYPLAGDPDPSIDSNSEWKDIDPQNIPGQGHTGYYKKWYPEYGALYNWYATTRQPADYTSHVHNEGQAYPSDDPSSQIGEFEIERKLETTSGARDGKIQGICPYGWHLPTDREWNDLERFFYNKIRDKDFSQTQYDNDDAAKVQADMDAGRFPVWNTDWEITVDASTRGYNVNEWKYSQWDPSLTKGTSGHIGHGGAMKAVCPPINLQQSWLHSSKGYSAEPRLGGFNVIPLGRMMLGESSAEAVQTFIRDNPKADNETISEYVQRSGINEEHWRIVLRDYAYDAVLWTASASGPITAWCRNFPRYEASVIKEAYMMTYMANVRCVKD
- a CDS encoding helix-turn-helix domain-containing protein; amino-acid sequence: METTFETKKSDYGYNAKRLREILGVKQEELAERIGVSQQTVSRFESTPQLDDETLDKIAAALNISVDAIKNFSEDAAINFVANTFHDSTVANTYHQCSFNPLDKVIELYERMLKAEQEKVQLLQEVLKDKK
- a CDS encoding RteC domain-containing protein, encoding MEQFIRNIKENINKEIQLIDSEECNIFQKSISIISLLESTFDELKEFVSNYTFKSPLDEIIFFKETKPQLFSILIYHRKIYNLEMRMPTGSCIDRKNYLEGILGRIKYFFDNNADFYQYYRSGSTHLDKYYFLRGKPDIQLIQDCFYFERDSKFSTSFDFKVSKMIANERLTVYVNNKLLHISNLESNIQDSFNLPKARLTWTAKKAELVEQIYAWDNAGCFNNGNTNIKELAEYIETVFNINLGDFYHTFLEIRERKGSRTLFLDKLIKLLEERMDGLDNK
- a CDS encoding phosphatase PAP2 family protein; this translates as MNNISVCIVFFLLLFQSVKADTVDNDTLQSNYPIIDFSIQGSDIPSTNLISVDTVISDKIKPVKQLKFSYKQLIIPSALIAYGVFETAIEHNYLLNRQVKHEVTEHIDSKFTIDDISQYVPAGSVYALNLMGIKGKNNFKDRTFILGISTLFMAASVNTIKYSTKIERPDKSAKNSFPSGHTAVAFMGAEFLWQEYKDVSIWYGITGYTIATGTGIFRLYNDKHWFADVIVGAGLGILSTKAAYWLYPYLQRKFMNKGTFSKQISFSPFYNGKQGGLAIALSL
- a CDS encoding sigma-70 family RNA polymerase sigma factor: MDINIDLEKAFIEMVHNNERIIYKVCSFYISDEFPMTDLYQEVVCNLWTAYPRFRNESTVSTWIYRIALNTCISGMRKDMRRPKGTPVSVLEDSLTAPENISEQIKEMYRLIHQLNTIERAIVLLYLEEKSYQEIADITGLTVSNVGTKLKRTKEKLKRLSNL